One Pseudochaenichthys georgianus chromosome 4, fPseGeo1.2, whole genome shotgun sequence DNA window includes the following coding sequences:
- the angptl1a gene encoding angiopoietin-related protein 1a produces MQGLVWSLCALLCLSLWEEGFCRSSIDARRTKEPTLRRSKRAPINPDGKKCSYTFLVPEERITGPICASTTGPVPDKDRVTRMDISDVREVLNKQRLEIETLHLVVDVDGNLVNEMKLLRKESRNMNSRVTQLYMQLLHEIIRKRDNSLELVQLENRVLNVTSEMMRLASRYKELESRFATMAGVVNNQSILISALEEQCMRTAGRGELPVVPPLVQVVPQHLPVNSRFTNEIQRDHNNRAFPRGSRMESPTASPFGIDPPPPQGTLTSDGPFKDCFQVRQAGHTTSGMYLLKTDGSDRLIQAWCEHGLDNGGWTVLQRRRDGSVNFFRNWDNYKKGFGNIDGEHWLGLENIYNLGKQGDYKLMIEMEDWTGKKVYAEYSSFHLEPESGGYRLRLGTYQGNAGDSFSSHNGKQFTTLDRDKDAFSGNCAHFHKGGWWYNSCGQTNLNGVWYSGGVYRSKFQDGIFWADYGGGFYSLKSVRLMIRPID; encoded by the exons ATGCAGGGGCTGGTGTGGAGCCTGTGCGCCCTGCTCTGCCTCTCCCTCTGGGAGGAAGGTTTCTGCAGGAGCTCCATTGATGCACGCAGGACCAAAGAGCCTACTCTCCGTAGGAGTAAAAGAGCCCCCATCAATCCTGATGGCAAAAAGTGTTCCTACACCTTCCTTGTGCCCGAGGAGAGAATCACAG GTCCAATCTGTGCCAGCACCACAGGCCCAGTGCCAGACAAGGACCGAGTGACCCGTATGGACATTTCAGATGTGCGGGAGGTGCTTAATAAACAGAGGCTTGAGATTGAGACGCTGCACCTGGTGGTGGATGTGGATGGTAACTTGGTAAATGAGATGAAGCTGCTGCGGAAGGAAAGCAGGAACATGAACTCCAGGGTGACCCAACTCTACatgcagctgctgcatgagatcATCAGGAAAAGAGACAACTCTCTGGAGCTGGTCCAGCTGGAAAACCGCGTCCTCAATGTGACCTCTGAAATGATGCGACTGGCTTCAAGGTATAAGGAGCTGGAGTCCAGGTTTGCAACAATGGCAGGAGTGGTCAACAACCAGTCCATTCTCATCTCTGCACTGGAGGAACAGTGTATGAGGACTGCGGGGCGCGGTGAGCTGCCTGTTGTTCCCCCCCTGGTACAGGTGGTCCCGCAGCATCTACCAGTTAACAGCCGTTTCACCAATGAGATACAGAGGGACCATAACAACCGGGCCTTTCCTAGAGGATCACGCATGGAATCCCCTACTGCAAGTCCTTTTGGGATTGACCCACCACCACCACAGGGAACACTTACCTCTGATG GTCCGTTCAAAGACTGTTTCCAGGTGCGGCAGGCAGGCCACACCACCAGTGGGATGTACCTGCTTAAGACCGATGGCAGTGACCGGTTAATACAAGCCTGGTGTGAACATGGCCTTGACAATGGAGGATGGACTGTGCTGCAAAGGAGGAGAGATGGCTCTGTAAACTTCTTTCGGAACTGGGACAACTACAAG AAAGGCTTTGGAAACATAGATGGTGAACACTGGCTTGGGCTGGAAAATATTTACAACCTGGGGAAGCAGGGCGACTATAAGCTGATGATAGAGATGGAGGATTGGACGGGGAAGAAGGTGTACGCCGAGTACAGCAGCTTCCACCTGGAGCCAGAGAGCGGGGGTTATCGGCTGAGGCTCGGCACCTACCAGGGCAACGCCGGGGACTCCTTCAGCAGCCACAACGGCAAACAGTTCACCACGCTGGATCGCGACAAGGATGCATTTTCAG GTAATTGCGCCCATTTCCATAAGGGTGGCTGGTGGTACAATTCATGTGGCCAGACTAACCTGAATGGCGTGTGGTACAGCGGGGGAGTTTACCGAAGCAAATTTCAGGATGGGATCTTCTGGGCAGACTATGGAGGAGGGTTCTACTCCCTTAAGTCAGTCCGCCTTATGATCCGACCGATTGACTGA